A single window of Halodesulfovibrio sp. DNA harbors:
- the dapB gene encoding 4-hydroxy-tetrahydrodipicolinate reductase, with product MSVSIVVMGANGRMGATIARMAQDSDKFVLAAVVERAGHEERLDYWGCEVSNDLDAVLGKLDNTKTVVIDFTIPAASLVNAKIAAQHTTPIVMGTTGFTNEERAQLEELAKTSPMFWAPNTSVGVYALTQILPELIKILGEDYDLEMVELHHNKKKDSPSGTAMRLAECLAEAKKWDLDAVANYHREGMIGERPKEEIGIQTIRGGDVVGVHTVYAMGPGERIEVTHHAHSRETFASGALRAALWLAGREAGKLYSMSDII from the coding sequence ATGAGTGTATCTATAGTTGTAATGGGTGCTAATGGTCGTATGGGTGCTACTATTGCGCGGATGGCACAGGATAGCGATAAGTTTGTGCTTGCTGCTGTTGTTGAGCGTGCAGGGCATGAAGAGCGGCTTGACTATTGGGGCTGTGAAGTCTCAAACGATCTTGATGCTGTTCTCGGTAAGCTTGATAATACGAAGACCGTTGTGATTGACTTCACTATTCCTGCGGCTAGTTTAGTAAATGCTAAAATTGCCGCACAGCATACTACTCCGATTGTAATGGGAACTACTGGTTTTACAAACGAAGAGCGTGCTCAGCTTGAAGAACTGGCTAAAACATCTCCTATGTTTTGGGCACCAAATACAAGTGTTGGCGTATATGCTCTTACACAAATTTTACCAGAGCTTATCAAGATTCTCGGTGAAGACTATGATCTTGAAATGGTTGAGTTACATCATAACAAAAAGAAAGATTCTCCAAGCGGTACAGCAATGCGTCTTGCAGAATGCCTTGCAGAAGCCAAAAAATGGGATTTGGATGCCGTTGCCAACTATCACCGTGAAGGTATGATAGGTGAACGTCCTAAAGAGGAAATCGGTATTCAAACTATTCGCGGTGGAGACGTTGTAGGCGTACATACCGTATATGCAATGGGACCGGGTGAACGTATTGAAGTGACTCATCATGCTCATTCTCGTGAAACTTTTGCATCCGGTGCTCTTCGTGCTGCATTATGGCTTGCTGGTCGTGAGGCTGGAAAACTTTATTCTATGTCGGATATTATCTAA
- a CDS encoding NAD+ synthase: MKVALLQLNPVVGDVSGNIKKIVEAVKKAAKDGAQLCVTPELSVCGYPPRDLLLREDFIDGCQNSLKELAAQLKDLPPTLVGVPIHNPDSVGKPVFNAAALLADGVYSIVAHKTLLPTYDVFDENRYFEQGKLRGLVTINGRKVGVTICEDIWNDKSYWKKRRHYTQDPLAGLVEDGAEMIINLSASPFTLGKQFVREEMLSFMVRHYEFPFLYVNQIGGNDDLIFAGKSLAYAADGTLIGKGKSFEEDVLLVDIEEKTGRVEQDDASDEAQAWNALVLGTRDYVRKCGFKKVVLGLSGGVDSALTAAVAAEALGSENVIGVLMPSPYSSQGSIDDSLDLAKRLGIHTETIEIEPMLSAFLGSLNPVFDGVDTDVTEENLQARIRGNLLMAMSNKFGALLLTTGNKSELAVGYCTIYGDMAGGLAVIADVPKTLVWNVCRWVNKNYGEKIPVEIIEKAPSAELRPDQKDSDSLPEYEELDAILRKYIDERLSKEAIISQGHAREDVERVLWLLKISEFKRRQAAPGLRITDRAFGTGWRMPVASRVTLP, from the coding sequence ATGAAAGTAGCGCTTCTTCAACTGAACCCTGTTGTGGGTGATGTTTCTGGCAATATAAAAAAGATTGTCGAGGCAGTAAAAAAAGCTGCAAAAGACGGAGCACAGCTTTGTGTGACTCCAGAATTGTCTGTATGTGGATATCCTCCGCGAGATTTATTATTGCGTGAGGATTTTATCGATGGCTGTCAGAATTCTTTAAAGGAACTGGCTGCGCAGTTAAAGGATTTGCCGCCTACGTTGGTCGGTGTTCCAATCCACAATCCAGATAGTGTGGGTAAGCCTGTTTTTAATGCTGCTGCCTTGTTGGCAGATGGAGTGTATTCCATCGTTGCGCATAAAACGTTGCTCCCAACCTACGACGTTTTTGATGAAAACAGATATTTCGAGCAAGGAAAGCTACGTGGGCTTGTGACAATTAATGGACGCAAAGTCGGCGTGACTATTTGTGAAGATATCTGGAACGATAAATCGTACTGGAAAAAACGCAGACATTACACGCAGGACCCGCTGGCAGGGCTTGTTGAAGATGGCGCAGAGATGATTATCAATCTATCCGCCTCTCCGTTTACCTTAGGTAAACAGTTTGTACGTGAAGAAATGCTTTCGTTTATGGTTCGTCATTATGAGTTCCCGTTTTTATATGTCAACCAGATTGGCGGCAATGATGATCTCATCTTTGCAGGGAAAAGCCTTGCATATGCCGCAGATGGAACTCTCATAGGGAAAGGAAAGTCTTTTGAAGAAGATGTACTACTCGTTGATATTGAAGAGAAAACAGGTCGGGTAGAGCAAGATGATGCAAGCGACGAAGCACAGGCATGGAATGCACTGGTTCTTGGAACCCGTGACTATGTTCGTAAATGCGGTTTTAAAAAAGTCGTGCTTGGTCTTTCCGGCGGAGTAGACTCTGCTCTTACAGCGGCAGTTGCGGCGGAGGCTCTCGGTTCTGAGAATGTAATTGGTGTCCTTATGCCTTCACCATATTCCAGTCAGGGAAGCATTGACGATTCTCTCGACCTTGCAAAGCGCCTCGGAATCCATACTGAGACAATTGAGATTGAACCGATGTTGTCGGCGTTTCTAGGTTCTCTTAACCCCGTGTTTGATGGTGTAGACACTGATGTAACAGAAGAAAACCTTCAGGCGCGTATTCGTGGTAATTTGCTTATGGCAATGTCAAATAAGTTTGGCGCATTGTTGCTCACAACAGGCAACAAGTCCGAGTTAGCTGTCGGATACTGCACTATCTATGGTGACATGGCTGGTGGTCTTGCCGTGATTGCTGATGTTCCAAAAACTCTTGTTTGGAATGTTTGTCGCTGGGTAAATAAGAATTACGGTGAAAAGATTCCTGTTGAGATTATTGAAAAAGCCCCTTCAGCAGAATTGCGTCCAGATCAGAAAGATTCAGATTCTCTTCCTGAATATGAAGAGCTTGATGCAATTCTCCGTAAGTACATTGATGAACGTTTGAGCAAAGAAGCTATTATTTCGCAGGGGCATGCTCGAGAAGACGTCGAACGGGTGCTCTGGCTTTTGAAAATATCTGAGTTTAAACGCAGGCAGGCAGCCCCGGGATTGCGTATTACAGATCGAGCCTTTGGCACTGGCTGGAGAATGCCAGTAGCAAGCCGCGTTACTCTTCCATAA